Below is a genomic region from Staphylococcus carnosus.
TATTCAATTAAAACGATACCAAAACAAGATTTGAAACAGAAAGTAGGACTGGTATTGCAAGATCCATTTATTTTCTATGGAACAATCTTTACTAACATTAAGCTGTATCATCCTACGATGACTTTTGAACAAGTTAAAAATGCAGCGGAATTTGTACATGCTGATCGTTTCATCAATCAATTAACCGACCAATATAATCATAAAGTGGTTGAAAAAGGAAGTGCGTTCTCAAGCGGTGAACGTCAACTGATTGCTTTTGCACGTACAATGGCAATTGATCCTAAAATATTAATATTAGATGAAGCAACAGCATATATTGATTCTGAAACTGAAGAACAAATTCAAGATTCTTTAAAAGTGATGCGAAAAGGTCGTACTACTTTAGCGATTGCGCATAGACTTTCTACGATTCAAGATGCAGATCAAATTTTAGTCTTGAATAAAGGTGAGATTGTTGAACGCGGCACGCATGAAGAATTGCTTAAACAAAAAGGTATTTACTACAATATGTTTTTATTGCAAAATGGACAAAATTAAAAACAGAGAGATCAGATGTGAATCTGATCTCTCTGTTTGTTTTACTTATGTAAATTATTCTTTGCCTGCATAGAATTGCTTGAATTCTGGAAAATGATCAATAATATTTCGAGCATAAGAACTGCTGCAAGTAATTTTTAAATCATTTTCATTGGCATAATCGATAACTTTCTCGACTAATTTAGTACCCATACCCTGATTGCCTAAAGTGTCGCTTACGGCTGCATAGTAGATATCAATCGTTTTTTCGTTTACATTACGAAACTGGATGATAGCATCCGGTTCTTCTGCATCTCCTATATAAAATTGATTTTCACCCGTTTGCAAACCTGTCATACATACCCCTTCTTTACTTAAATTTAATTACATATTAAATTTTACATTAAAAGAAAAGGGTAGACAATAAATTGTGACACTTTTTTGTCTTTTTATTCTGAGAATTTTTGATTTAAAAGAGAATTGGAAAAAATAAAGAGTACAATATTTCAAGTTAATGAATAAAATTTATTAAGAAAAATTTCAGAATACTAGGAATCTAAAAGATTTGTCAAATACCATTGCAATTTATTTATTTTAGGGGTATAGTTTAAACCATAATGATTACGATTTGGAGGGAGTAACTTGAAAATGAAGAAAACATTATTCATTTTATTATCTCTTGTCTTAACTGTAGCTTTAGCAGCTTGCGGAAATGGCAGCAACGATAAAGACAGCAGCAGCAGTAAAGATAAGAAAGAATACAGCGAAAAGCATAAGATGAAAATTAATACGACAGTCTTTGCTTTCCAAAGCTTTGCCGAGCAAATCGGTGGTAAATACGTAGATGTTAAATCAATCTATCCACCTGGTTCAGACATACATAACTTCGAACCAACGCAAAAAGAAATCTTGAATATCTCTAAAGGTGACTTATTCATTTATACATCTAAAGATATGGATCCAGCAGCAGGAAAAATTGCGAAAACAATTAAAAATAAAGATGACGTATTATCTTTAACAAAAGGAATCAGTAAAAACGATTTACTTCCAGGTGAAGAACATGAACATGAGCATGAACATGGCGACCATGAAGAACACGGAGAAGAACATGAGCATGAACATGAACACGGTAAATACGATCCACATATTTGGTTAGATCCAGTTATTGACCAAAAATTCGCTAAAGAAATTAAAGACGAATTAGTTAAGAAAGATCCTGACCATAAAGATTACTATGAAAAGAACTATAAAAAATTAGATAAACAAATCGCTGATGTCGATAAAGATATGAAACAAATTTCTAAAGACAAAAAACGTGATAAAGTTATCATTTCACATGATTCATTATCATACTTAGCTAAACGTTATAACTTCGAACAAGAAGGCGTTAATGGTATGAACAATGATGAACCAAGTCAAAAAGAAATTTTATCTATTGTCGATGAAGTTAAAAAATCTAAACAACCATACGTATTGTATGAACAAAACATTCCTTCTAAAGTAACTGACATCATCAGAAAAGAAACAAATACAAAACCATTAAGCTTCCATAACTTGTCAGTATTAACTAAAGATGAAGCAAAAGATAAAGATATTACTTATCAATCATTGATGAAGAAAAATATCAAATCATTGAAAAAAGCTTTAGATGAATAATTTGAAGGTTGAACACACATGTTGTAAATGCAGCATGTGTGTTTTTCTGTATTCAGGGAAGTATATTTAGTAAGTATAAAAATTATAGTCAAAACACTTTACTTTTATTATCTACCGTATTATAATTATCTCGAATTCGAAATAAATGAGAGGTGATGATAATGTCGCGACAAGAAAGTGCGTTAAATGCATTTATCGGTTTAACCAGAACGACTGATATTTTAGAACAAATTGCAAAAGAAGATGCCAGAAAGCATCAATTAAATATTACAGAGTTTGCGGTATTAGAATTACTATTTCATAAAGGACCGCAACAAGTACAGCATATTCGTAAGCGGGTACTTATAGCGAGCAGCAGTATTACGTATGTCGTAGATTGTTTAGTGAAAAAGCAACTCGTCAATAGAGTAAAAGATGATAAAGATAAGCGTGTATTTAATGTAGCATTGACAGCACAAGGCATACAGTTGATGGAAGCAATTTTCCCTCAACATGCAAAAGCGTTAACAGAAGCTTTTGCAACTTTAAATGATGACGAACTTGCACAATTAAATCAGTTATTAAAAAAAGTCAGCACTCATGCACAAATGATTGAAGCATAAGTGCTTTAACTAGGACATAATTTATCTCGAAAACGAGATAAATTTAAGGGGGATATTATTCATGAAAGATATTAAACGTATTCATCATATTTCAGCAATTGTAGGAGATCCGCAAGAAAACTTAGATTTTTATAGAGATGTATTAGGTTTGCAGTTAATTAAACAAACAGTCAATTTTGATGACCCAGGTGTCTACCATCTTTATTTCTCAAGACAAGATGAAAATAAAGAAATGGTGATTACTTTCTTCAACTGGCCGAACGAACATCGCGGTAGAGTAGGAAGCGGTCAAGTCGGCACAATTGCATTCAGAATTCCAAAAGGTTCTATGGATAGATGGCAAGCATGGTTGAAAGATAAAGGTGTAGATTCTAAAATATCAGGTTTGTTTGATGATGCGACATTGGAATTTAAAGATGTACACGGTCTTTCACTCGCATTAGTAGAAGGTGAAGAAGAATCAGATGATGATGCGATTTTAGGGTTCCACGGAACAGAATTGCTTTCTGCTGATCCAGAAGGTACACGCAGTACCTTAGTTGATGATATGGGATTGAATGTGGTGAGTGAAAATCCAGCTAAAATCCATTTAGAAACACGTGGAGAAGAAGCACATCAAATTATTATTTCAACATCACCAATGCCAAAAGGACTATTCGGTGTCGGCACAGTACACCATGTAGCATGGAATGCTGAAGATGAAGCTGAACATAAAGAATGGCAATCACATATGCTCGATGCAGGTTATCATGTTACTGAAGTTAAAGACAGAAAATACTTTAAAGCACTTTACTTCAAAGAAAAAGGTGATATTGTATTTGAAATTGCGACTGAAGGACCAGGGTTTACAGTTGATGAAGATGTGAATGAATTGGGTCAGCATTTAATGTTGCCAGAACAATTTGAAAGTCAACGTGAAGAATTGGTACAAAATTTAAAAACGCTTCAACTATAAAAATGTGACAATGCTAAATTTATAGATACAGCATTTGAGCGAAATTTAAGCCTTATATCAAGGGTTTAAATTTCGCTCTTTTTTATTTGCTATTCGACAAGGTAGCATTATGAATGAACTTAAAATAGGTGAGTAATGTCTTCTTTCAACGAGTTAATAATAGAACATACAGAGTGATTTATTTAAAAAGTGGAAACAAATTATCGGAAAATGGAAACATAATGCCATGTAAAAATAAAGTGCCAAGTGATAACGTTTACATTAAGAAAGAACACAATAAGCAGTCTTCGATGATGTGCGATTGACAGCGCCTAGACATAACAATCTATAGACAGAGGTGGAGAAAGATTGGAAAGAAAATTAACACGATTTGAAAAATATGCATTTGGTTTTGGAACTGTAGGGAAAGATGCCATTTTTAATATTGTAAGTTTATTTTTAATGTTTTACATAACTGACATTGTAGGATTGTCTCCAGCGTTTGTAGGTGTACTCTTTTTTGCGGCACGTATTTGGGATGCAATTAATGATCCGATAATGGGAATGGTTGTTGATAATACACATAATCGTTTCGGCAAATTCAAAACTTGGTTGGTCGTCGGTACATTAATCAATGCAGTGATTACCATCTTGCTTTTTACTAATTTTAATTTGCCTGGCAATGGGATGTATATCTATATTTCTGTCATCTATATTATTTGGGGCATGACTTATACCATTATGGATATCCCTTATTGGTCATGGCTTCCTAACCTGACTAATAACCCGAGAGAACGTGAAGAAGTAGCGGTGGTACCGCGTTTCTTTGCTAGTTTTGCAGCATTTGTCATCGGGAGTTTCGGATTATTGTTTATTCATCAGCTTGATAATTGGCTAGGTCATTCTTTTAAGGGTGCGGGTATTTTCGCACTTGCTATTATCTGCAGTATTACATTCTTAATTACAATTGGTATTACAGTTTTTTATGTACATGAAGATACAGAAATAGAACGTCAAAATGCGATCAAAGTTCAATTTAAAGACTTGTGGCGTATTCTATTTAAAAACAAAGAACTTCTTG
It encodes:
- a CDS encoding GNAT family N-acetyltransferase, which translates into the protein MTGLQTGENQFYIGDAEEPDAIIQFRNVNEKTIDIYYAAVSDTLGNQGMGTKLVEKVIDYANENDLKITCSSSYARNIIDHFPEFKQFYAGKE
- a CDS encoding metal ABC transporter solute-binding protein, Zn/Mn family is translated as MKKTLFILLSLVLTVALAACGNGSNDKDSSSSKDKKEYSEKHKMKINTTVFAFQSFAEQIGGKYVDVKSIYPPGSDIHNFEPTQKEILNISKGDLFIYTSKDMDPAAGKIAKTIKNKDDVLSLTKGISKNDLLPGEEHEHEHEHGDHEEHGEEHEHEHEHGKYDPHIWLDPVIDQKFAKEIKDELVKKDPDHKDYYEKNYKKLDKQIADVDKDMKQISKDKKRDKVIISHDSLSYLAKRYNFEQEGVNGMNNDEPSQKEILSIVDEVKKSKQPYVLYEQNIPSKVTDIIRKETNTKPLSFHNLSVLTKDEAKDKDITYQSLMKKNIKSLKKALDE
- a CDS encoding MarR family winged helix-turn-helix transcriptional regulator; the encoded protein is MSRQESALNAFIGLTRTTDILEQIAKEDARKHQLNITEFAVLELLFHKGPQQVQHIRKRVLIASSSITYVVDCLVKKQLVNRVKDDKDKRVFNVALTAQGIQLMEAIFPQHAKALTEAFATLNDDELAQLNQLLKKVSTHAQMIEA
- a CDS encoding VOC family protein, with translation MKDIKRIHHISAIVGDPQENLDFYRDVLGLQLIKQTVNFDDPGVYHLYFSRQDENKEMVITFFNWPNEHRGRVGSGQVGTIAFRIPKGSMDRWQAWLKDKGVDSKISGLFDDATLEFKDVHGLSLALVEGEEESDDDAILGFHGTELLSADPEGTRSTLVDDMGLNVVSENPAKIHLETRGEEAHQIIISTSPMPKGLFGVGTVHHVAWNAEDEAEHKEWQSHMLDAGYHVTEVKDRKYFKALYFKEKGDIVFEIATEGPGFTVDEDVNELGQHLMLPEQFESQREELVQNLKTLQL